The Amycolatopsis endophytica genome includes the window CAGTGCGTGGGGCGCTACGCGGGCCGGGCGCGGTTGGCGAGCGTGGGGTTCGGGGTGCTGAGTGTGGAACTCGGTGTCGGGAAGGTGGGACTCGCCCGGCGGAGGGTGGGACTCGTCGAGGGTGGGCGCGAGTTCCACGCTCCTGCGCGTGAGTTCTGCGTTCCGGTGCCTGAGGTGGGCGGCGCGCTATGCGCTGTATCCGCCGTCGATCCTCAGTATCGCGCCGGTGACGTAGGACGCCTGCGGGCTGGCGAGGAAGACGACCCCGGCGGCGATCTCCTCTGGCCTGCCGTACCGCCCCATCGCCGCGGTCGGCAGGAACATGGATGCGGCCGGGCCGTCGGCGGGATTCCCGTCGGTGTCGATGAAACCGGGTTGGACCACGTTGACCGTGATGTCCCGGTGCGCCAGATCGCGCGCCGCGCCTCGGCTGAAGCCTTCGAGTGCCGCCTTCGTGCCCGTGTAGTACGCCATCCCCTGGAAACCCGCCCGGGTGGCCACACCCGAGCTGATGTTGACGATCCGCCCGCCATCGGGCAGAAACGGCACCGCCGCCTGGATCGCGGCCACCACGCTGGTGTAGTTGACGGCGAGCTGTCGCTCGATGGTGGCGTGGTCGACGAGTTCGCTGCCGACCAGGCCGCCGCCACTTACGGCCGCGTTGTTGACCAGGATGTCCAGCTTCCCGAACTGCTCGACCACGCTCCGGATCAAGTCTGCCGCCTGCGTCGCATCCGCCTGATCGGCCCGGAAAGCCGCCGCGCGCACGCCCTTCGCCTCCAGGTCGGCGACCACGGCCTTGGCCTGATCCGCCGAGGACGAGTAGCTGATCGCGACATCGGCTCCCTCGTCGGCCAGCGCCTGCGCGGACGCCGCCCCGATCCCCCGCGCCCCGCCGGTCACGATCGCCACCTTGTTGTCCAGCTTGCCCATGTGTTTCCCGCTCCCTAGAACATCCCGTTCTTGACCGTGCGGTCCACCATAAGCGTGGTGGACCGCACGGTCAAGAATCCGTATCCTGGTTGCCATGGCACGACCGCGAGCGTTCGACGAAGAGCAGGTGCTGAACGCAGTCCGTGAGCAGTTCTGGAACGCCGGCTACGCCGCGACCTCGCTGCAAGACCTGATGCGGGTCAGCGGGCTGGGCAAGGGCAGCCTGTACGCGGCGTTCGGCGACAAGCGGCAGCTCTTCCTCCGGGCGCTGCGCAGCTACATCGACGAGAGCCACGGGCACATGCGGAAAGCCCTCGCCGAGGCCCCACGGGCCCTGGACGCCCTGCGCGCGCTCCTCGAGACACCGATCGACGACCCGGCGGGCGCCGGGATGCGGCGTGGCTGCCTGATGGCCAACAGCACCTGCGAACTCGGTAACGCCGATCCGGAAGTCCTCGACCAGGCGCACCGCGGCTACGAGAAGTCCACCGCGCTGATCGGTGAGTGCGTCGCCCGCGCCCAACGCGAGGGCGACCTGCCCGCCGAGGCGGATCCGATCGCGCTGGCGCGGGCCCTCCTGGCCGCGCAACAAGGGCTCGTGTTCATGAGCCGGACCGGGCTGGACTCGGCGACACTCGCCGCCACGGGACGATCACTCGCGGCTCGGCTCCTGCCGGACCACCCCGGCAGCTGATCGCCATGTGGCTCGCCATCGCGGTGTGCACGTACCGGGAGCGCTGAAAAAGGAGGTGGGCCGCCGCGGCGTCGTTGCCGCGGCGGCCCACGGCACTACGCGATCGGCCGGTCCGTCGGCGCGATCGGGGCCGGGAGGACGTCCCGGCCGGTCAGGTAGGCGTCCACACCGGCGGCCGCGGACCGGCCCTCGGCGATCGCCCACACGATCAGCGACTGTCCGCGGCCCATGTCGCCCGCCACGAACACGTTGTCCACACTGGTCCGGAAGTCCGAATCCCGTGCCACGTTCCCGCGAGCGTCCAGTTCGACCCCCAGCGATTCGAGCAGGCCCTCGCGCTGCGGACCGACGAAACCCATCGCCAGCAGCACCAGCTGCGCGGGCAGCTCCCGCTCGGTGCCCTCGACCTCGACGAACTTGCCGCCCTCGTTGCGGACCTCGACCAGCCGCAACGCCCGCAGGTTCCCGTCCTCGTCGGCGAGGAACTCCTGCGTGCTCACCGAGTACAGGCGCTCGCCGCCCTCCTCGTGCGCCGAGGACACCCGGAAGATCATCGGGTACGTCGGCCACGGGTGCGCGTCCGAACGCGACTCCGGCGGCCGCGGCATGATCTCCAGCTGCGTCACCGAAAGTGCGCCCTGCCGGTGCGAGGTGCCGACACAGTCCGCACCCGTGTCACCGCCGCCGATCACCACGACGTGCTTGCCCTCGGCCGAGATCGGTGTCTCCTCCAGCGTGCCCGCCGCGACCCGATTGGCCAGCGGCAGGAACTCCATCGCCTGGTACACGCCGGTGGTCTCCCGGCCCGTCACCGGCAGATCACGCCACGCGGTCGCGCCACCGGCCAGCACCACGGCGTCGTAGTCCGACTTCAACTGCTCGGCGGTGATGTCGACCCCGACGTTCACCCCGGTGCGGAACTCGGTGCCCTCGGCCCGCATCTGGTCCAGGCGCCGGTCCAGCCGCCGCTTCTCCATCTTGAACTCGGGGATGCCGTACCGCAGCAACCCGCCGATCGCGTCGGCCCGCTCGAACACGACCACGTCGTGCCCGGCGCGGGTCAGCTGCTGCGCCGCCGCCAGACCGGACGGCCCGGACCCGACCACCGCGACCTTCTTGCCGGTGCGGGTCACCGGCGGCTGCGGCGTGATCCAGCCCTCCTCCCACGC containing:
- a CDS encoding SDR family NAD(P)-dependent oxidoreductase, with product MGKLDNKVAIVTGGARGIGAASAQALADEGADVAISYSSSADQAKAVVADLEAKGVRAAAFRADQADATQAADLIRSVVEQFGKLDILVNNAAVSGGGLVGSELVDHATIERQLAVNYTSVVAAIQAAVPFLPDGGRIVNISSGVATRAGFQGMAYYTGTKAALEGFSRGAARDLAHRDITVNVVQPGFIDTDGNPADGPAASMFLPTAAMGRYGRPEEIAAGVVFLASPQASYVTGAILRIDGGYSA
- a CDS encoding TetR/AcrR family transcriptional regulator, coding for MARPRAFDEEQVLNAVREQFWNAGYAATSLQDLMRVSGLGKGSLYAAFGDKRQLFLRALRSYIDESHGHMRKALAEAPRALDALRALLETPIDDPAGAGMRRGCLMANSTCELGNADPEVLDQAHRGYEKSTALIGECVARAQREGDLPAEADPIALARALLAAQQGLVFMSRTGLDSATLAATGRSLAARLLPDHPGS
- a CDS encoding glutamate synthase subunit beta translates to MADPKGFLTTPRETPKTRPVPLRLLDWNEVYEDFASNKLEKQAGRCMDCGIPFCHQGCPLGNLIPEWNTLVWGDDWRDAIERLHATNNFPEFTGTLCPAPCETACVLGINDDPVTIKRVEISIVDRAWEEGWITPQPPVTRTGKKVAVVGSGPSGLAAAQQLTRAGHDVVVFERADAIGGLLRYGIPEFKMEKRRLDRRLDQMRAEGTEFRTGVNVGVDITAEQLKSDYDAVVLAGGATAWRDLPVTGRETTGVYQAMEFLPLANRVAAGTLEETPISAEGKHVVVIGGGDTGADCVGTSHRQGALSVTQLEIMPRPPESRSDAHPWPTYPMIFRVSSAHEEGGERLYSVSTQEFLADEDGNLRALRLVEVRNEGGKFVEVEGTERELPAQLVLLAMGFVGPQREGLLESLGVELDARGNVARDSDFRTSVDNVFVAGDMGRGQSLIVWAIAEGRSAAAGVDAYLTGRDVLPAPIAPTDRPIA